A section of the Drosophila sechellia strain sech25 chromosome 3L, ASM438219v1, whole genome shotgun sequence genome encodes:
- the LOC116801122 gene encoding follistatin-related protein 1 translates to MNIYLAWFLIFNIIVFLALSVSLPVLSSSSGCSTITNCDPFLPVCASSTNEHQFFYSICEMHRDACLTGKDWKPDYFNHCNVSRL, encoded by the exons atgaatatttatttggcTTGGTTCCTGATCTTCAACATTATAGTGTTCCTTGCGCTGTCTGTATCTCTGCCAGTATTGAGCAGCAGCTCGGGGTGTAGTACTATTACAAATTGTGATCCGTTTCTGCCTGTCTGCGCATCGTCGACAAATGAGCACCAATTCTTCTACAGCATTTGTGAAATGCATCGGGATGCCTGCCTTACGGGAAAGG ATTGGAAACCGGATTACTTCAATCACTGCAACGTCAGTAGACTTTAG
- the LOC6610160 gene encoding 39S ribosomal protein L17, mitochondrial, which yields MNQADVTKLMSQLRIAVRPNKRHLKNADGPEGRLLKLRKTVTALVKHERIELFYNRADEARGYAELLISNAIRHGDRHQATMELADYWLLEKQLVHKLFKVLVPRYENYNVSYTRMYKAPREYPGIYYRRSVLELRGNPYPSLAADQSQNRNLLHNVLLDEARKEFRRQKLSELVH from the exons ATGAATCAAGCCGATGTAACAAAGCTCATGTCACAGCTGCGTATAGCGGTTAGACCCAACAAGCGCCACCTGAAGAATGCCGATGGCCCGGAAGGTCGGCTGCTGAAGCTGCGTAAGACCGTCACTGCGTTGGTGAAGCACGAGCGTATTGAACTGTTCTACAACCGTGCCGATGAAGCTCGTGGCTACGCCGAACTG CTCATTTCCAATGCCATACGCCATGGGGACCGACACCAAGCGACCATGGAACTGGCGGACTATTGGCTGCTGGAAAAGCAACTGGTTCATAAGCTGTTCAAGGTGCTGGTACCGCGCTATGAGAACTACAATGTGTCCTACACTCGCATGTACAAAGCCCCTCGGGAGTATCCCGGCATCTACTACAGGCGGTCTGTGCTGGAGCTTCGGGGCAATCCCTACCCTTCGCTGGCGGCGGATCAGTCTCAGAACCGGAATCTGCTGCACAATGTGCTTCTGGACGAGGCGAGAAAGGAGTTTAGGCGTCAGAAACTGTCGGAGTTAGTTCACTAA